One region of Moraxella sp. ZY210820 genomic DNA includes:
- a CDS encoding type ISP restriction/modification enzyme, which produces MLEQYQALSHSQREKGTYFERLCIDYLTTENHYKALYQSVLPFADWISQYKPTFPKTDTGIDLVAIGFDGTLTAIQCKNYSADYRIAKSDIDSFFTASGKSDFSHRLIIATTDHWSDNAQNALSDQQIPVNVISRTDLENSVIDWERYTPNQTPILHTKKTLRDHQSEALNAVKKGFETANRGKLIMACGTGKTFTSLKIAEDQAGIGKMVLFLVPSLALLSQSLTEWTQQSDIPIYAYAVCSDSDVGKQKDDDLLQTQIHELQFPATTNAKSLCNAIKNRANDTAMTVIFSTYHSIDVISQAQKLGLGEFELIICDEAHRTTGATFENTDESHFVKIHHNDFIQAKKRLYMTATPKVYSDSAKKTEGVEAIYSMDNVEYYGKEFYTISFSRAVNLGLLVDYKVLVLAISESHINRQLEKLLNDDKNEYKVDDVAKIIGCWKALSKYGVETELSDDYNPMKRAVAFCQVIDKYTGKHKVSSKAISGMFNEVVSAYQAQEIKLLKEKHKTDGITLNPSLQLNCEANHIDGSMNASQKANKINWLKENTPDNTCRILSNVRCLSEGVDVPALDAVLFLSARNSPIDVVQSVGRVMRKADGKKRGYVILPIVIPAGIEPETALDNNENYKVVWQVLNALRSHDDRFDAILNKLEFGAGSDKIEITAIADNIKAKVKKSNKTTTRGKNSIGQKDDEIPVQGELDFNITDIERALVAKIVKKCGNRMHWQEWAANVAQIANTHTDRIKAILENTENHTQINAFNEFANQLRNDLNHSTTDNEAIEMLSQHLITKPIFDALFSESEFAKFNPMSIALDKVIDALALTNISDKETKELNEFYDAIAIRVSGIKEPAHRQRIIKELYDNFFRTAFPKLSEKMGIVYTPIEVVDFIIHSIEYILKSEFNASLNDKGVQIIDPFTGTGTFITRLLQSGIIDNKNLPQKYQEIHANEMLLLAYYIATINIESIYHSLIIDDYKPFKGICLADTFAMYEHNLIALSDNSQRQKRQKELDITVIMGNPPYSAKQEIANDNNANFSYPMLDNRIRLTYAQYGKSVNQNSLYDPYIRAIRWATDRIKDRGVIGFITNSGYINSNSSDGLRKCLSDEFSSLYIFNLRGAIRGKAGDTAKKEGQNVFDIMTGVAIAILVKNPNSKNIGKIYYYDIGNYLNRQEKLDKITHLKSIENIVDWQQIIPDEFNDWLNQRDTNFDKYISMGDKKDKNSVVIFNNYSRGLATARDAWCYNYSKKSLIHNMSSMINFYNFQLSQYLIQKENNEKIELDDIIDYDSSKISWNRSLKNDFARGKNHKFDNSSIRIGLYRPFSKTNVYFNRSFNDMIYQLPKLFPNDQSENLVISITGLGTPKEFSVIITDCIPDLQLQANGQCFPLYLYEPITIASSHPLFQGQSFDTFEKKDAISDEAFEYFQSYYKMRRISKEQIFYYIYGLLHSPEYRQRYADNLSKQLPRIPRVKSVDDFLAFEKAGRALANLHLNYESVPMYDNIILQGGIILVDDKIIGGSDDDFYVSKMKFGKRKNKETGKNEDDKTVIIYNENFTISNIPLSAYDYVVNGKSAIEWVIERQSIKTDKASGITNNANDWACETMNNARYPLELLLRVITVSLETMKIVNGLPSLVLE; this is translated from the coding sequence ATTTTAGAACAATATCAAGCCCTTTCTCATAGCCAACGAGAAAAAGGCACTTATTTTGAACGCCTTTGTATTGATTATCTAACCACCGAAAACCATTACAAAGCCCTTTATCAATCCGTTCTCCCCTTTGCCGACTGGATTAGCCAGTACAAACCCACCTTTCCAAAAACCGACACAGGCATAGACCTTGTTGCCATAGGATTTGACGGCACATTAACCGCCATTCAATGCAAAAATTATTCAGCTGATTATCGCATTGCCAAATCCGACATTGACAGCTTTTTTACCGCTTCTGGCAAAAGCGATTTTAGTCATCGCCTGATTATCGCTACCACCGACCACTGGTCGGACAATGCCCAAAACGCCCTAAGCGACCAGCAAATTCCTGTCAATGTCATCAGCCGCACAGATTTAGAAAATAGCGTCATTGACTGGGAGCGATACACGCCCAATCAAACGCCCATCTTGCACACCAAAAAGACATTAAGAGACCATCAGTCAGAAGCCCTAAATGCCGTCAAAAAAGGCTTTGAAACCGCCAATCGTGGCAAACTCATTATGGCGTGCGGTACTGGCAAAACCTTTACTTCCCTAAAAATCGCCGAAGACCAAGCAGGCATTGGCAAAATGGTGTTGTTTTTAGTGCCAAGTTTGGCTCTTTTATCCCAATCTTTGACCGAATGGACACAGCAGTCAGACATTCCTATCTATGCCTATGCCGTCTGCTCTGACAGCGATGTTGGCAAACAAAAAGACGATGACCTACTACAAACCCAAATCCACGAATTACAATTTCCTGCAACTACCAATGCCAAGTCTTTGTGCAATGCCATAAAAAATCGTGCCAATGACACCGCAATGACGGTAATTTTTAGCACTTATCATTCTATTGATGTCATCAGTCAAGCTCAAAAGCTGGGTTTGGGCGAGTTTGAGCTGATTATTTGCGATGAAGCCCACCGTACCACAGGGGCAACCTTTGAAAATACAGACGAAAGCCATTTTGTCAAAATTCATCACAACGACTTTATTCAAGCGAAAAAACGCCTATATATGACCGCCACCCCAAAAGTGTATAGCGACAGTGCCAAAAAGACCGAAGGGGTAGAAGCCATTTATTCTATGGACAATGTAGAATATTATGGCAAAGAGTTTTATACCATCAGTTTTAGTCGTGCGGTAAACTTAGGGTTACTGGTGGATTATAAAGTATTGGTATTAGCTATATCCGAAAGTCATATTAACCGCCAATTAGAAAAATTATTAAATGATGATAAAAACGAATATAAAGTTGATGATGTTGCCAAAATCATCGGCTGTTGGAAAGCCTTATCAAAATATGGTGTAGAAACAGAATTATCCGATGATTATAACCCAATGAAACGAGCGGTTGCCTTTTGTCAAGTGATTGACAAATATACAGGCAAACATAAAGTCAGTTCAAAAGCCATTAGTGGTATGTTTAATGAAGTGGTGAGTGCTTATCAAGCCCAAGAAATCAAACTGCTAAAAGAAAAACATAAAACAGATGGAATAACATTAAACCCATCATTGCAATTAAACTGTGAAGCCAACCATATAGACGGCTCAATGAACGCTAGCCAAAAGGCAAATAAAATCAACTGGCTAAAAGAAAACACCCCAGATAATACTTGCCGAATACTTTCTAATGTTCGTTGTCTATCCGAAGGCGTTGATGTGCCTGCATTGGACGCTGTGTTATTTTTGTCCGCTCGTAATTCACCAATTGATGTGGTGCAATCGGTTGGGCGAGTGATGAGAAAGGCAGACGGCAAAAAACGAGGCTATGTTATTTTACCCATTGTCATACCAGCAGGCATAGAGCCAGAAACCGCCCTTGATAATAACGAAAATTACAAAGTGGTATGGCAAGTATTAAATGCCTTGCGTTCGCACGATGATAGATTTGATGCCATACTCAATAAATTAGAATTTGGGGCAGGTTCGGATAAAATTGAGATTACCGCTATCGCCGATAATATTAAAGCAAAAGTCAAAAAATCCAATAAAACAACCACTCGTGGCAAAAATAGCATTGGACAAAAAGATGATGAAATACCAGTACAAGGCGAATTGGATTTTAATATCACAGACATTGAGCGAGCTTTGGTTGCCAAAATCGTCAAAAAATGTGGCAATCGTATGCACTGGCAAGAATGGGCGGCTAATGTTGCTCAAATTGCCAATACACATACCGATAGAATAAAAGCCATCTTAGAAAATACCGAAAACCACACACAAATTAACGCCTTTAATGAATTTGCAAATCAATTGCGAAATGATTTAAATCATAGTACCACCGATAATGAAGCCATAGAAATGCTCTCACAGCATTTAATCACAAAACCAATCTTTGATGCATTATTTAGTGAAAGTGAATTTGCCAAGTTTAATCCAATGTCTATTGCTTTGGATAAAGTGATAGATGCACTTGCTTTAACCAATATTTCAGACAAAGAAACCAAAGAATTAAATGAATTTTATGATGCCATTGCCATTCGTGTGAGCGGTATCAAAGAGCCTGCTCATCGCCAAAGAATTATCAAAGAATTGTATGATAATTTCTTTCGCACCGCTTTTCCAAAACTTTCTGAAAAAATGGGCATTGTCTATACACCCATAGAAGTGGTGGATTTTATCATTCATTCTATTGAGTATATTTTAAAAAGTGAATTTAATGCCAGTCTTAATGATAAAGGCGTACAAATCATTGACCCATTTACAGGTACGGGAACTTTTATCACACGGCTATTACAAAGTGGTATTATTGATAATAAAAACCTACCCCAAAAATACCAAGAAATCCACGCCAATGAAATGCTTCTACTGGCGTATTATATCGCCACCATCAATATTGAAAGCATTTATCATAGCTTGATTATTGATGATTATAAGCCATTTAAAGGTATTTGTTTGGCGGATACTTTTGCAATGTATGAACACAATTTGATTGCTCTAAGTGATAATAGCCAACGCCAAAAACGGCAAAAAGAGCTGGATATTACGGTGATAATGGGAAATCCGCCTTATTCAGCTAAACAAGAAATAGCTAACGATAATAATGCCAATTTTTCATATCCAATGCTAGATAATCGTATTAGATTAACTTATGCACAATATGGCAAATCAGTTAATCAAAATTCTTTATATGACCCATATATCAGAGCAATTCGTTGGGCAACAGACAGAATTAAAGATAGGGGAGTAATTGGCTTTATTACAAATTCTGGGTATATCAATAGTAACAGTTCGGACGGATTAAGAAAATGCTTATCTGATGAATTTAGTTCTCTTTATATTTTTAATTTAAGGGGTGCTATTCGTGGTAAAGCTGGCGATACTGCCAAAAAAGAAGGACAAAATGTCTTTGATATTATGACAGGTGTTGCCATTGCTATTTTGGTTAAAAATCCAAATTCAAAAAATATCGGTAAAATTTATTATTACGATATAGGCAATTATCTAAATCGTCAAGAAAAATTGGATAAAATAACTCATTTAAAATCCATTGAAAATATCGTAGATTGGCAACAGATTATCCCAGATGAATTTAATGATTGGCTTAATCAAAGAGATACCAATTTTGATAAATATATCTCTATGGGAGATAAAAAAGATAAAAATTCTGTTGTAATTTTTAATAATTATTCTCGTGGATTAGCAACTGCTCGTGATGCTTGGTGTTACAATTATTCCAAAAAATCATTAATTCATAATATGTCATCAATGATTAATTTTTATAACTTTCAATTAAGTCAATACTTAATTCAAAAAGAAAATAATGAAAAAATTGAGTTAGATGACATTATTGATTACGATAGCTCAAAAATCTCTTGGAATAGAAGTCTTAAAAATGATTTTGCTCGTGGTAAAAATCACAAATTTGATAATAGCTCAATTCGTATAGGGTTGTATAGACCATTTTCAAAAACCAATGTCTATTTTAATAGAAGTTTTAATGATATGATTTATCAATTGCCAAAATTATTTCCAAATGACCAGTCGGAAAATTTGGTTATTTCTATAACAGGTCTTGGCACTCCAAAAGAATTTTCTGTTATCATAACAGACTGCATTCCAGATTTACAGTTACAAGCCAATGGACAATGTTTTCCATTATACCTCTATGAACCAATAACCATCGCTTCAAGCCACCCATTATTTCAAGGTCAATCTTTTGATACTTTTGAAAAAAAAGATGCCATTAGTGATGAAGCCTTTGAATATTTTCAATCGTATTATAAAATGCGTAGAATATCAAAAGAACAAATTTTTTATTATATCTATGGTCTTTTGCACAGCCCAGAATACCGTCAGCGTTATGCCGATAATTTATCCAAACAGTTGCCACGCATTCCACGAGTCAAATCGGTAGATGACTTTTTGGCATTTGAAAAAGCAGGGCGAGCATTGGCAAATTTGCATTTAAATTATGAAAGTGTACCAATGTATGATAATATTATTTTACAAGGCGGCATTATCCTTGTTGATGATAAAATAATCGGTGGTAGTGATGATGATTTTTATGTGAGTAAAATGAAATTTGGCAAGCGTAAAAATAAAGAAACAGGTAAAAATGAAGATGATAAAACAGTGATTATTTATAATGAAAACTTTACCATTTCTAATATCCCATTATCCGCTTATGATTATGTCGTCAATGGCAAATCAGCGATAGAATGGGTCATAGAACGACAATCTATCAAAACCGATAAAGCCAGTGGCATTACCAATAATGCCAATGATTGGGCGTGCGAGACAATGAATAATGCTCGCTATCCGTTGGAGCTGCTACTGCGTGTCATCACAGTGAGCCTAGAAACGATGAAAATTGTGAACGGCTTGCCAAGTTTGGTTTTGGAGTAG
- a CDS encoding aspartate aminotransferase family protein yields MTTLSQHKQALFCNDDKSIADYQTAMNQAVQAVSNWLKEDKMYTGGSIKQLRSEISFNPSKEGLGVHKSLDRLVELFLNKSLKVHHPHSLAHLHCPTMVTSQIAEVLINATNQSMDSWDQSPAGSLMEVQLIDWLRQKVGYGSGQAGVFTSGGTQSNLMGVLLARDWAIAKNWKNADGKEWSVQRDGIPADAMQKVKVICSENAHFSVQKNMAMMGMGFQSVVTVPVNDNAQMDMDALAKTMQHLKDEGKIVACVVATAGTTDAGAIDDLKKVRELTNQYGAWMHIDAAWGGALILSNEFRAMLDGIELSDSVTLDFHKHYFQSISCGAFLLKDEKNYRFMHYEAEYLNSAYDEEHGVPNLVSKSLQTTRRFDALKLWMTVEALGEELYGSMIDHGVKLTREVADYIKATDGLELLVEPQFASVLFRVVPKDYPAEFVDNLNQNVADELFARGEANIGVTRVIDSRQNVQSLKMTTLSPVATLDNVKALLAQVLAEADRIKDDIKNGTYTPPID; encoded by the coding sequence ATGACAACCCTATCCCAACACAAACAAGCCCTATTTTGCAACGACGACAAATCCATCGCCGACTACCAAACAGCGATGAACCAAGCGGTACAAGCCGTCTCAAACTGGCTAAAAGAAGACAAAATGTACACAGGCGGTAGCATTAAACAGCTCCGTTCTGAGATTAGCTTTAACCCAAGTAAAGAAGGTTTAGGCGTACACAAATCGCTTGACCGCCTTGTAGAGCTGTTTTTAAACAAAAGTTTAAAAGTTCATCACCCACATTCTTTGGCACATTTGCATTGCCCCACGATGGTAACTTCACAAATTGCCGAAGTGCTGATTAACGCCACCAATCAATCAATGGATTCTTGGGACCAGTCTCCTGCTGGCTCGTTGATGGAAGTTCAGCTTATTGACTGGTTACGTCAAAAAGTTGGTTATGGTAGTGGTCAAGCAGGCGTATTTACTTCAGGTGGTACACAATCTAACTTGATGGGCGTACTATTGGCTCGTGATTGGGCGATTGCGAAAAACTGGAAAAATGCAGACGGCAAAGAATGGTCGGTGCAAAGGGACGGTATTCCTGCCGATGCGATGCAAAAAGTCAAAGTGATTTGCTCGGAAAATGCTCATTTTAGCGTGCAAAAAAATATGGCAATGATGGGCATGGGCTTCCAATCAGTTGTTACTGTACCTGTCAATGACAATGCTCAAATGGACATGGACGCACTAGCTAAAACCATGCAACATCTTAAAGATGAAGGTAAAATCGTAGCGTGCGTGGTGGCAACAGCAGGTACAACCGATGCAGGTGCAATTGACGACTTGAAAAAAGTGCGTGAATTGACCAATCAATATGGTGCATGGATGCACATTGATGCGGCGTGGGGCGGTGCGTTGATTTTGTCAAATGAGTTCCGTGCGATGCTAGACGGTATTGAGCTGTCCGATTCGGTAACGCTTGATTTTCATAAGCACTATTTCCAAAGCATTTCATGCGGTGCGTTCTTATTAAAAGATGAGAAAAATTATCGCTTTATGCACTATGAAGCAGAATATTTAAACTCGGCTTATGATGAAGAGCATGGCGTGCCAAACTTGGTATCAAAATCATTACAAACCACCCGCCGTTTTGATGCGTTAAAACTGTGGATGACAGTGGAAGCATTGGGCGAAGAGTTATACGGTTCAATGATTGACCACGGAGTCAAGCTCACCCGTGAAGTGGCGGATTATATTAAGGCAACAGATGGTTTGGAACTTTTGGTTGAGCCACAGTTTGCGTCAGTTCTATTCCGTGTTGTACCAAAAGATTATCCTGCTGAGTTTGTGGATAATCTTAACCAAAATGTCGCTGATGAGCTGTTTGCTCGTGGTGAGGCAAATATTGGTGTAACTCGTGTCATTGACAGCCGTCAAAATGTGCAGTCCTTAAAAATGACCACTTTAAGCCCTGTTGCGACATTGGACAATGTCAAAGCCTTGCTTGCACAAGTATTGGCAGAAGCAGATCGGATTAAAGACGATATCAAAAACGGTACGTATACACCGCCGATTGATTAA
- a CDS encoding site-specific recombinase — protein sequence MMTVEDLIVKMQQRLNAYSVSQDTSTTEKALSSEQDLTQWHQQDMQLFAEFVNLLRPQHIQDIDEIKQKIDDFASHIIKIPNALFILKQFVLRLFKDYKQSQLYADLGIFSLDGFFNQLGERIGQKILPKIADTHALDYLLEHIFPYKTDYQWLERIPTDYWTKIFDLFQANHEEHFKYTQDELLNALTILSYRISGLGLLPEFLNALPELSNHLSPFLVQNKEIVDYIEHYHKFQQQDVITVLAKPDASQALVMLNQCLEMVQKARRTTKRIGVSFSLTYSLAVLEQCLNRCLVLLNILDSDRQKRYVALAQFITNLSHLHHEEKSVRTLLKTNSELIALQVTENASRTGEHYVSTDRQGLFDMYKRAAGGGLVIAFMATLKTLTGRLVLAPFMQAFLYSMNYGLGFVFIHIMHFTVATKQPAATAAALASTIQQRKGSKTAQLAELTTMIINIIRTQFWAILGNISIAIPVAGLIAFCWEVIFFEPLMSHAKAAKSLHDLNPFTSLAIPHAAIAGVCLFLSGLIGGYFDNVSKYRQVKERILANQRLTRWIGAKRLPRFADYISTNLGAIMGNFLFGCMLGSMGTIGMILGLPLDIRHIAFASANFIQGLMNINGSPDIGLIFVSFLGVLLIGLTNLFVSFTLTIIVALRSRQVQFEQWKPLAKLVLTHFFTRPSDFFWVAKSTSQTEEHDTNKNTELK from the coding sequence ATGATGACCGTAGAAGATTTAATTGTAAAAATGCAACAGCGTTTAAATGCTTACTCTGTCTCACAAGATACTTCTACAACAGAAAAAGCACTATCATCAGAACAGGATTTAACACAATGGCATCAACAAGATATGCAATTATTTGCAGAATTTGTAAACCTTTTACGTCCACAACATATTCAAGATATAGATGAAATTAAACAAAAAATTGATGATTTTGCTAGCCATATTATTAAAATTCCCAATGCCTTATTTATCTTAAAACAATTCGTTTTACGTTTATTTAAGGATTATAAACAAAGCCAACTGTATGCAGATTTAGGTATTTTTTCACTTGATGGCTTTTTTAACCAACTAGGTGAACGTATTGGACAAAAGATTTTACCTAAAATCGCTGATACTCATGCTTTAGATTATCTACTTGAACATATTTTTCCTTACAAAACAGATTATCAATGGTTAGAACGCATTCCAACTGACTATTGGACAAAAATTTTTGATTTATTTCAAGCGAATCATGAAGAGCATTTTAAATATACACAAGATGAATTATTAAACGCTTTAACTATTTTATCCTATCGTATTAGCGGTTTAGGTTTATTGCCTGAATTTTTAAATGCCTTACCAGAATTATCTAATCATTTATCCCCTTTCTTAGTACAAAATAAAGAAATTGTTGATTATATTGAACATTATCATAAATTTCAGCAACAAGATGTAATTACTGTATTAGCCAAACCCGATGCTTCACAAGCACTGGTTATGCTCAATCAATGTTTAGAAATGGTACAAAAAGCACGGCGTACGACTAAACGTATTGGTGTGAGTTTTAGTTTAACCTATTCTTTAGCTGTTTTGGAACAATGTCTCAATCGTTGTTTAGTTTTGCTTAATATTTTAGATAGTGATCGTCAAAAACGCTATGTAGCACTCGCTCAATTTATCACTAATTTAAGTCATTTACATCATGAAGAAAAATCAGTTCGTACTTTACTAAAAACCAATAGTGAATTAATTGCACTACAAGTAACTGAGAACGCCAGTCGTACAGGCGAACATTATGTTAGTACTGACCGTCAAGGTCTATTTGATATGTATAAACGAGCTGCTGGCGGTGGTTTAGTCATCGCTTTTATGGCGACGCTTAAAACCTTGACAGGACGTTTAGTTCTCGCACCGTTTATGCAAGCTTTTCTCTATAGTATGAATTATGGTTTAGGTTTTGTTTTTATTCATATTATGCACTTTACAGTGGCAACTAAGCAACCTGCAGCAACAGCAGCAGCACTTGCATCAACAATTCAACAACGTAAAGGCTCTAAAACTGCTCAACTCGCTGAACTAACCACAATGATTATTAATATTATTCGTACGCAATTTTGGGCAATTTTAGGTAATATCTCCATTGCAATTCCTGTTGCTGGATTAATTGCTTTCTGTTGGGAAGTGATATTTTTTGAGCCACTTATGAGTCATGCTAAAGCAGCTAAATCTCTCCATGATTTAAACCCATTTACTTCCCTAGCAATTCCTCATGCAGCAATTGCTGGTGTATGTTTATTTTTATCAGGTTTAATTGGTGGTTATTTTGATAATGTTTCAAAATATCGTCAAGTTAAAGAACGTATTTTAGCTAATCAACGACTTACCCGTTGGATTGGAGCAAAACGACTACCACGTTTTGCAGATTATATTAGCACGAATTTAGGTGCTATTATGGGTAATTTTTTATTTGGTTGTATGTTAGGTAGTATGGGAACTATTGGCATGATTCTAGGTTTACCTTTAGATATTCGCCATATTGCTTTCGCCTCTGCTAATTTTATTCAAGGTTTAATGAATATTAATGGTTCACCTGATATTGGTCTTATTTTTGTATCATTTTTAGGAGTGCTATTAATCGGTTTGACGAACCTGTTTGTTAGTTTTACTTTAACGATTATTGTAGCATTACGCTCAAGACAAGTACAATTTGAACAGTGGAAACCCTTAGCAAAATTAGTTTTAACTCACTTCTTTACTCGTCCTAGCGATTTCTTCTGGGTAGCTAAATCAACATCTCAAACTGAAGAACATGATACCAATAAAAATACTGAACTCAAATAA